A window of the Streptomyces sp. NBC_00250 genome harbors these coding sequences:
- a CDS encoding Leu/Phe/Val dehydrogenase, translating into MTDVTGVPADVLHTLFHSEQGGHEQVVLCQDRATGLKAVIALHSTALGPALGGTRFYPYATEAAAIADALNLARGMSYKNAMAGLDHGGGKAVIIGDPEKIKTEELLLAYGRFVASLGGRYVTACDVGTYVADMDVVARENKWTTGRSPENGGAGDSSVLTAFGVFQGMRASAQTVWGDPTLRGRKVGVAGVGKVGHYLVEHLLEDGAEVVITDVREESVRRITDKHPQVTVVADTDALIRVEGLEIYAPCALGGALNDETVPVLTAKIVCGAANNQLAHPGVEKDLADRGILYAPDYVVNAGGVIQVADELHGFDFDRCKKKATKIFDTTLEIFARAKADGIPPAAAADRIAEQRMADARRA; encoded by the coding sequence GTGACCGATGTGACCGGCGTTCCTGCTGACGTACTGCACACCTTGTTCCACTCGGAGCAGGGTGGCCACGAGCAAGTCGTGCTCTGCCAGGACCGCGCCACCGGCCTCAAGGCCGTCATCGCCCTCCACTCCACCGCCCTGGGCCCCGCCCTCGGCGGCACCCGCTTCTACCCGTACGCCACCGAGGCCGCGGCGATCGCCGACGCCCTCAACCTGGCCCGCGGCATGTCGTACAAGAACGCCATGGCCGGTCTCGACCACGGCGGCGGCAAGGCCGTCATCATCGGCGACCCGGAGAAGATCAAGACGGAGGAGCTCCTCCTCGCCTACGGGCGCTTCGTCGCCTCCCTCGGCGGCCGTTACGTCACGGCCTGCGACGTCGGCACCTACGTCGCCGACATGGACGTCGTCGCCCGCGAGAACAAGTGGACCACCGGCCGCTCCCCCGAGAACGGCGGCGCCGGCGACTCCTCCGTCCTCACCGCCTTCGGCGTCTTCCAGGGCATGCGCGCCTCCGCGCAGACCGTCTGGGGCGACCCGACGCTGCGCGGCCGCAAGGTCGGCGTCGCGGGCGTCGGCAAGGTCGGCCACTACCTCGTCGAGCACCTCCTGGAGGACGGCGCCGAGGTCGTGATCACCGATGTGCGAGAGGAGTCGGTGCGCCGGATCACCGACAAGCACCCGCAGGTCACCGTCGTCGCCGACACCGACGCGCTGATCCGCGTCGAGGGTCTGGAGATCTACGCGCCCTGCGCGCTCGGCGGCGCCCTGAACGACGAGACCGTGCCGGTCCTCACCGCGAAGATCGTCTGCGGTGCGGCCAACAACCAGCTCGCCCACCCCGGCGTCGAGAAGGACCTCGCCGACCGCGGGATCCTCTACGCGCCCGACTACGTGGTCAACGCCGGTGGCGTGATCCAGGTCGCCGACGAGCTGCACGGCTTCGACTTCGACCGCTGCAAGAAGAAGGCGACGAAGATCTTCGACACCACCCTTGAGATCTTCGCACGTGCGAAGGCGGACGGGATTCCGCCGGCCGCGGCGGCCGACCGGATCGCCGAGCAGCGGATGGCGGACGCGCGCCGCGCCTGA
- a CDS encoding DUF3073 domain-containing protein, producing MGRGRAKAKQTKVARQLKYSSGGTDLTRLANELGASTSNQPPNGEPFEDDDEEDDPYAQYADLYNEDDEDEDDESGPSASPRRA from the coding sequence ATGGGGCGCGGCCGGGCAAAGGCCAAGCAGACCAAGGTCGCCCGCCAGCTGAAGTACAGCAGCGGCGGGACAGACCTGACGCGTCTGGCCAATGAGCTGGGCGCTTCGACTTCGAACCAGCCGCCGAATGGCGAGCCGTTCGAGGACGACGACGAGGAAGACGACCCGTACGCCCAGTACGCGGATCTCTACAACGAGGACGACGAGGACGAGGACGACGAGTCCGGTCCCAGTGCGTCCCCGCGTCGCGCTTGA
- the purM gene encoding phosphoribosylformylglycinamidine cyclo-ligase, whose product MSETTGASYASAGVDIEAGDRAVELMKEWVKKTQRPEVLGGLGGFAGLFDASALKRYERPLLASATDGVGTKVDIARQMGVYDTIGHDLVAMVMDDIVVCGAEPLFMTDYICVGKVHPERVAAIVKGIAEGCVLAGCALVGGETAEHPGLLGPDDFDVAGAGTGVVEYDRLLGADRIRTGDAVIAMASSGLHSNGYSLVRHVVFDRAGMTLDQRVEELGRTLGEELLEPTKIYSLDCLALTRTTDVHAFSHITGGGLAANLARVIPDGLHATVDRSTWAPGAIFDLVGKAGQVERLELEKTLNMGVGMMAVVPADSVDAALTTLADRGVESWVAGEITERGAHTTGAELVGDYAN is encoded by the coding sequence ATGTCTGAGACCACTGGTGCCAGCTACGCGTCCGCGGGCGTCGACATCGAGGCGGGTGACCGCGCCGTCGAGCTCATGAAGGAGTGGGTGAAGAAGACGCAGCGCCCCGAGGTCCTCGGCGGCCTGGGCGGCTTCGCCGGCCTCTTCGACGCCTCCGCCCTCAAGCGCTACGAGCGGCCGCTGCTCGCCTCCGCCACCGACGGTGTCGGGACGAAGGTCGACATCGCCCGCCAGATGGGCGTGTACGACACCATCGGCCACGACCTGGTCGCGATGGTCATGGACGACATCGTCGTCTGCGGCGCCGAGCCGCTCTTCATGACCGACTACATCTGCGTCGGCAAGGTCCACCCCGAGCGGGTCGCCGCCATCGTCAAGGGCATCGCCGAGGGCTGTGTCCTGGCCGGCTGCGCCCTGGTCGGCGGCGAGACGGCGGAGCACCCGGGCCTCCTCGGCCCGGACGACTTCGACGTGGCCGGCGCGGGCACGGGTGTCGTGGAGTACGACCGGCTGCTCGGCGCCGATCGCATCCGTACGGGGGACGCGGTCATCGCCATGGCCTCCTCGGGTCTTCACTCCAACGGGTACTCGCTCGTCCGGCACGTGGTCTTCGACCGCGCCGGCATGACCCTCGACCAGCGGGTCGAGGAGCTCGGCCGGACGCTCGGCGAGGAGCTCCTGGAGCCCACGAAGATCTACTCGCTGGACTGCCTGGCCCTCACCCGGACCACGGACGTCCACGCGTTCAGCCACATCACGGGCGGCGGTCTCGCGGCCAACCTGGCCCGGGTGATCCCGGACGGTCTGCACGCCACGGTCGACCGTTCGACCTGGGCGCCGGGCGCGATCTTCGACCTGGTCGGCAAGGCCGGTCAGGTGGAGCGCCTGGAGCTGGAGAAGACCCTGAACATGGGCGTCGGCATGATGGCCGTCGTTCCGGCGGACTCCGTGGACGCCGCCCTGACGACGCTGGCGGACCGGGGCGTCGAGTCCTGGGTCGCGGGCGAGATCACCGAGCGCGGCGCGCACACCACGGGCGCCGAGCTGGTCGGGGACTACGCGAACTAG
- the purF gene encoding amidophosphoribosyltransferase, whose amino-acid sequence MPRGDGRLNHDLLPGEKGPQDACGVFGVWAPGEEVAKLTYFGLYALQHRGQESAGIAVSNGSQILVFKDMGLVSQVFDETSLGSLQGHIAVGHARYSTTGASVWENAQPTFRATAHGSIALGHNGNLVNTAQLAEMVADLPKKEGRSTRVAATNDTDLLTALLAAQVDDEGKPLTIEEGAAKVLPDVRGAFSLVFMDEHTLYAARDPQGIRPLVLGRLERGWVVASESAALDICGASYVREVEPGEMIAIDENGIRTSRFAEAKPKGCVFEYVYLARPDTDIAGRNVYLSRVEMGRRLAKEAPVEADLVIATPESGTPAAIGYAEASGIPFGAGLVKNAYVGRTFIQPSQTIRQLGIRLKLNPLKDVIKGKRLVVVDDSIVRGNTQRALVKMLREAGAAEIHIRISSPPVKWPCFFGIDFATRAELIANGMSIEEIGKSLGADSLSYISIDGMIEATTIQKPNLCRACFDGEYPMELPDPELLGKQLLETELAAGPAATAASDALRRP is encoded by the coding sequence GTGCCACGTGGTGACGGTCGACTCAATCACGACTTGCTCCCCGGAGAGAAAGGCCCCCAGGACGCTTGTGGCGTCTTCGGTGTCTGGGCTCCGGGTGAAGAGGTCGCAAAGCTCACGTACTTCGGGCTCTATGCCCTCCAGCATCGGGGCCAGGAATCCGCGGGAATCGCGGTCAGCAACGGCTCCCAGATCCTCGTCTTCAAGGACATGGGCCTCGTGTCCCAGGTCTTCGACGAGACCTCTCTCGGTTCCCTCCAAGGTCATATCGCGGTCGGTCACGCCCGCTACTCGACCACCGGGGCGTCCGTGTGGGAGAACGCGCAGCCGACGTTCAGGGCAACCGCCCACGGCTCGATCGCGCTCGGCCACAACGGCAACCTGGTGAACACGGCGCAGCTCGCCGAGATGGTCGCCGACCTGCCCAAGAAGGAAGGCCGCAGCACCCGTGTCGCGGCCACCAACGACACCGACCTGCTCACGGCGCTCCTCGCCGCCCAGGTCGACGACGAGGGCAAGCCGCTCACCATCGAGGAGGGTGCCGCCAAGGTCCTTCCCGATGTCCGCGGCGCCTTCTCCCTCGTCTTCATGGACGAGCACACGCTCTACGCGGCCCGTGACCCGCAGGGCATCCGCCCGCTGGTCCTCGGCCGTCTGGAGCGCGGCTGGGTGGTCGCCTCCGAGTCCGCCGCCCTCGACATCTGCGGCGCCAGCTACGTCCGCGAGGTCGAGCCGGGCGAGATGATCGCGATCGACGAGAACGGCATCCGTACCTCGCGATTCGCGGAAGCGAAGCCCAAGGGCTGTGTCTTCGAGTACGTGTACCTGGCTCGCCCGGACACCGACATCGCCGGCCGGAACGTGTACCTCTCCCGCGTGGAGATGGGCCGCCGCCTGGCGAAGGAGGCGCCCGTCGAGGCCGACCTGGTGATAGCGACGCCGGAGTCCGGCACCCCGGCCGCCATCGGCTACGCCGAGGCCTCGGGCATCCCCTTCGGCGCCGGTCTGGTGAAGAACGCCTACGTCGGGCGCACCTTCATCCAGCCCTCCCAGACCATCCGCCAGCTCGGCATCCGGCTGAAGCTGAACCCGCTCAAGGACGTCATCAAGGGCAAGCGCCTGGTGGTCGTCGACGACTCGATCGTCCGCGGCAACACCCAGCGCGCTCTGGTCAAGATGCTCCGCGAGGCCGGCGCGGCCGAGATCCACATCCGGATCTCCTCGCCGCCGGTGAAGTGGCCCTGCTTCTTCGGCATCGACTTCGCCACCCGCGCGGAGCTGATCGCCAACGGCATGTCGATCGAGGAGATCGGCAAGTCGCTGGGCGCGGACTCGCTCTCGTACATCTCGATCGACGGGATGATCGAGGCGACCACGATCCAGAAGCCGAACCTCTGCCGTGCCTGCTTCGACGGCGAGTACCCGATGGAGCTGCCGGACCCCGAGCTGCTCGGCAAGCAGCTCCTGGAGACCGAACTGGCCGCGGGTCCCGCTGCCACGGCGGCCTCCGACGCGCTCCGCCGTCCGTGA
- a CDS encoding META domain-containing protein translates to MQTQTPRTLASAASAAALVLLLAACGTEGGTAGAGSGSGSDTVSPDLPVAGSHWTIGAVTVDGRRSAAPDGARVEFGADGRARGNSGCNTFGATVAVKGDTLTVSPQEITEMGCPEDRQRFETELVKAFTGPLKGKQKGEALTLTSPDGRNGLELTAEADLPLRGTTWKIDGLISGDTASSLPAGSGDKARLVLGADGRVTGNLGCNNFAATARVEGKTLTIEGPAATTRMMCTSPQMQLETKLYELLDGPLTYRLDHRTLTLTNAAGEGLGAKAAAGTTGETSEGTGGTDGQEPPASR, encoded by the coding sequence ATGCAGACGCAGACGCCGCGCACCCTCGCCTCCGCCGCTTCCGCCGCCGCCCTGGTCCTCCTCCTCGCCGCCTGCGGCACGGAGGGAGGCACCGCGGGAGCCGGCTCCGGATCCGGTTCCGACACCGTCTCCCCCGACCTGCCCGTCGCCGGTAGCCACTGGACGATCGGCGCCGTCACGGTCGACGGCCGCAGGTCCGCCGCCCCGGACGGCGCCCGCGTCGAGTTCGGCGCGGACGGCCGCGCCCGCGGGAACAGCGGCTGCAACACCTTCGGGGCGACCGTCGCCGTGAAGGGGGACACCCTGACCGTCTCCCCGCAGGAGATCACCGAGATGGGCTGCCCCGAGGACCGGCAGCGCTTCGAGACGGAGCTGGTCAAGGCCTTCACCGGCCCGCTCAAGGGGAAGCAGAAGGGCGAGGCCCTCACCCTGACCTCCCCGGACGGCCGCAACGGCCTGGAGCTGACCGCCGAGGCGGACCTCCCGCTGCGTGGCACGACGTGGAAGATCGACGGGCTGATCTCGGGGGACACCGCGTCCTCGCTGCCCGCGGGCAGCGGCGACAAGGCCCGTCTCGTCCTCGGCGCGGACGGTCGGGTCACCGGGAACCTGGGCTGCAACAACTTCGCCGCGACCGCCCGGGTCGAGGGGAAGACGCTCACGATCGAGGGCCCGGCGGCGACCACCCGGATGATGTGCACGAGCCCGCAGATGCAGCTGGAGACGAAGCTGTACGAGCTCCTCGACGGCCCGCTCACCTACCGCCTGGACCACCGGACGCTGACCCTCACCAACGCCGCGGGCGAGGGCCTGGGGGCGAAGGCGGCCGCCGGGACGACTGGCGAAACCTCTGAAGGAACGGGCGGAACGGACGGCCAAGAGCCCCCGGCGTCCCGGTGA
- a CDS encoding maleylpyruvate isomerase family mycothiol-dependent enzyme yields the protein MPPAKKRTRSYDSARTRAAVLAQFGNVREAVTALTPEQLDAPTRLGEWTVRELAAHLTMVLASMTRKLAETEPARRELALLDWPLATVTEAASIDEDTRAIDTADLPVLFAETAERYGAAIAGVSDERLVPTRFGAMTLADFLVTRTVELVVHTDDLNAATGAGVPFDRQALAACTRLLADALAAKAPGGAVEVRIPPYAVVQCVEGPRHTRGTPPNVVETDPLTWIRLATGRARWATELDEARVSASGERADLKDLLPLMG from the coding sequence ATGCCACCGGCCAAGAAGCGCACCCGCAGTTACGACTCCGCCCGGACCAGGGCCGCCGTGCTCGCCCAGTTCGGGAACGTCCGGGAGGCGGTGACCGCGCTCACCCCCGAGCAGCTCGACGCGCCGACCCGGCTGGGGGAGTGGACGGTACGGGAGCTGGCGGCGCACCTGACGATGGTGCTCGCCTCGATGACCCGGAAGCTCGCGGAGACCGAGCCGGCCCGCCGGGAACTCGCCCTGCTCGACTGGCCCCTGGCCACGGTGACGGAGGCGGCGAGCATCGACGAGGACACCCGGGCGATCGACACGGCCGACCTGCCGGTGCTGTTCGCGGAGACGGCGGAGCGGTACGGGGCGGCGATCGCGGGCGTCTCCGACGAGCGGCTGGTCCCGACCCGCTTCGGCGCGATGACCCTCGCCGACTTCCTCGTCACCCGGACCGTCGAACTCGTCGTCCACACCGACGACCTGAACGCGGCGACCGGGGCCGGCGTCCCCTTCGACCGGCAGGCCCTCGCCGCCTGCACCCGGCTGCTCGCCGACGCGCTCGCCGCGAAGGCCCCGGGCGGGGCGGTCGAGGTGCGGATCCCGCCGTACGCGGTGGTGCAGTGCGTGGAGGGCCCCCGGCACACCCGGGGCACCCCGCCCAACGTGGTCGAGACGGACCCGCTGACCTGGATCAGGCTCGCGACCGGGCGGGCGCGGTGGGCGACGGAGCTGGACGAGGCCCGTGTCAGCGCGAGCGGCGAGCGCGCCGACCTCAAGGACCTCCTGCCCCTGATGGGCTGA
- a CDS encoding nuclear transport factor 2 family protein — MAEHPDAALVRRGFEAWTKGDMETVGTLMTADCTHHSPGESQISGHFKGRDNVLAMYGQMFELTGGKMRVELDSISVDGRGHAVAANTFYAERGDRGIEMKGALVFTIIGGKISDIDECVADIAQSDAFWGQAE, encoded by the coding sequence ATGGCCGAGCACCCTGACGCCGCATTGGTCCGCCGGGGCTTCGAAGCCTGGACCAAGGGAGACATGGAGACCGTCGGCACGCTGATGACGGCGGACTGTACGCACCACTCGCCCGGCGAGAGCCAGATCTCCGGCCACTTCAAGGGCCGGGACAACGTCCTCGCCATGTACGGACAGATGTTCGAGCTCACCGGTGGCAAGATGCGCGTCGAGCTCGACAGCATCTCCGTCGACGGCCGCGGTCATGCCGTGGCGGCCAACACGTTCTACGCCGAGCGCGGTGACCGGGGCATCGAGATGAAGGGTGCGCTGGTCTTCACGATCATCGGCGGCAAGATCTCCGACATCGACGAATGCGTGGCGGACATCGCGCAGTCCGACGCCTTCTGGGGTCAGGCCGAGTAG
- a CDS encoding M23 family metallopeptidase, which produces MSSSASPAVLHRALWLAFIVQVIASFAVELPYPYWAGWLPAIAAMILGVGLSRTARSRAMAATRATVEVAPPVTGRWSALNSPADRTPSHGTHQLGQTYAIDVTREDEAQPRPAFAWLWPVVRRSEDFPAFDAPLLAVADATVVHAEDGQRDHLSRNSPAALLYLLLIESAARSLAGARRITGNHLVLDLGDGTYAMYAHLKRGSLVVRAGDRVHVGQELARCGNSGNSTEPHVHFQLMDGPDLNTASGVPFTWRGVGVPKNGETFEVPRDSVYSA; this is translated from the coding sequence ATGTCCTCAAGCGCATCACCGGCGGTTCTCCACCGTGCGCTCTGGCTGGCGTTCATCGTCCAGGTGATCGCCTCCTTCGCCGTCGAGCTGCCGTACCCGTACTGGGCGGGCTGGCTGCCCGCGATCGCCGCGATGATCCTCGGCGTCGGGCTCTCCCGGACCGCCCGAAGCCGGGCCATGGCCGCGACCCGCGCCACGGTCGAGGTGGCCCCGCCGGTCACCGGCCGCTGGTCGGCGCTGAACAGCCCGGCGGACCGGACGCCCAGCCACGGCACCCACCAGCTGGGCCAGACGTACGCGATCGACGTCACCCGGGAGGACGAGGCGCAGCCCCGCCCGGCCTTCGCGTGGCTGTGGCCGGTGGTCCGGCGGAGCGAGGACTTCCCGGCCTTCGACGCGCCGCTGCTCGCGGTCGCCGACGCGACCGTCGTGCACGCCGAGGACGGGCAGCGCGACCACCTGAGCCGCAACTCGCCGGCCGCCCTGCTCTATCTGCTGCTGATCGAGTCCGCCGCCCGGAGCCTCGCGGGAGCCCGCCGGATCACCGGGAACCACCTCGTCCTCGATCTCGGCGACGGTACGTACGCGATGTACGCGCATCTGAAGCGCGGCTCGCTCGTGGTCCGGGCGGGCGACCGCGTCCACGTGGGCCAGGAACTCGCCCGCTGCGGGAACTCCGGCAACTCCACCGAGCCGCACGTGCACTTCCAGCTGATGGACGGCCCGGACCTGAACACGGCGAGCGGCGTCCCGTTCACCTGGCGCGGTGTCGGCGTGCCGAAGAACGGCGAGACGTTCGAAGTGCCACGCGATTCCGTCTACTCGGCCTGA
- a CDS encoding ArsR/SmtB family transcription factor encodes MELEERVAELERRMAALEDAGRPAPEATDGALWALEGLKAQLAADVGERGEDGAVVFTGSVRLPTRERYEWQFGAFTGQLFEEDWADAAESFAALGHPVRLRLLREILGGRRTAAELAELEGIGTTGQIYHHLRQLTGAGWLKTVGRGRYEVPGARVVPLLVVLTAARP; translated from the coding sequence ATGGAGCTGGAAGAGCGGGTCGCCGAGCTGGAACGGCGCATGGCGGCCCTGGAAGACGCCGGGCGCCCCGCGCCCGAGGCCACCGACGGCGCACTCTGGGCCCTCGAAGGACTCAAGGCGCAGCTCGCGGCGGACGTGGGGGAGCGGGGCGAGGACGGCGCGGTCGTCTTCACGGGATCGGTCCGGCTGCCGACCCGGGAGCGGTACGAGTGGCAGTTCGGCGCCTTCACCGGGCAGCTGTTCGAGGAGGACTGGGCGGATGCCGCCGAGTCCTTCGCCGCGCTCGGCCATCCCGTACGGCTCCGCCTGCTGCGGGAGATCCTCGGCGGCCGGCGTACCGCCGCCGAGCTGGCGGAGCTCGAAGGGATCGGCACGACCGGCCAGATCTACCACCACCTGCGCCAACTGACCGGCGCGGGCTGGCTCAAGACCGTCGGACGCGGGCGCTACGAGGTCCCGGGAGCCCGGGTCGTCCCGCTCCTGGTGGTCCTCACCGCGGCCCGCCCTTAA
- the purL gene encoding phosphoribosylformylglycinamidine synthase subunit PurL yields the protein MSLDTVKHASETPDSEQPWKELGLKEDEYARIREILGRRPTGAELAMYSVMWSEHCSYKSSKVHLKQFGEKVPENDAMLVGIGENAGVVDVGQGYAVTFKVESHNHPSYIEPYQGAATGIGGIVRDILAMGARPVAVVDPLRFGAADHPDTKRVLPGVVAGIGGYGNCLGLPNIGGEVVFDECYQGNPLVNAGCIGVMKHEDIHLAKASGPGNKVILYGARTGGDGIGGVSVLASETFDDTKPTKRPAVQVGDPFQEKLLIECTLEIFKEKLVAGIQDLGGAGLSCATSELASAGSGGMRVELDRVHLRDATLSPEEILMSESQERMCAIVEPEHVDRFLEICEKWDVIAVVIGEVTEGERLEIFWHGEQIVDVPPRSVAHEGPTYHRPFARPEWQDALQADDAGKLARPQNGEELKDQVLKLVSSPNQASKSWITDQYDRFVQGNTVLAQPEDAGMVRIDEETNLGVAMATDGNGRYAKLDPYTGAQLALAEAYRNVAASGARPLAISDCLNFGSPEDPAVMWQFAEATRGLADGCLQLGTPVTGGNVSLYNQTGEVAIHPTPVVAVLGVIDDVNRRTPIAFAEEGQLLYLLGDTREEFGGSAWSEVIHKHLGGMPPAVDLDREKLLGEILISSSRDGMIDAAHDLSDGGLVQAVVESCLRGGNGARLVVPEGLDAFTFLFSESAGRAVVAVPRSEELRFTDMCGARGLPAARIGVVDGDAVDVQGEFALSLTELRAAHEATIPALLA from the coding sequence ATGAGCCTCGACACCGTCAAGCACGCGAGCGAGACGCCGGACAGCGAGCAGCCCTGGAAGGAGCTCGGCCTCAAGGAGGACGAGTACGCGCGCATCCGCGAGATCCTGGGCCGCCGTCCCACCGGCGCCGAGCTCGCCATGTACTCCGTCATGTGGTCCGAGCACTGCTCCTACAAGAGCAGCAAGGTCCACCTGAAGCAGTTCGGCGAGAAGGTCCCCGAGAACGACGCCATGCTGGTCGGCATCGGTGAGAACGCGGGCGTCGTGGACGTCGGCCAGGGGTACGCGGTCACCTTCAAGGTCGAGTCGCACAACCACCCCTCGTACATCGAGCCCTACCAGGGCGCGGCCACCGGCATCGGCGGCATCGTCCGTGACATCCTCGCCATGGGTGCCCGCCCGGTCGCGGTCGTCGACCCGCTGCGCTTCGGCGCGGCCGACCACCCCGACACCAAGCGCGTGCTGCCCGGTGTCGTCGCCGGCATCGGCGGCTACGGCAACTGCCTCGGCCTGCCGAACATCGGCGGCGAGGTCGTCTTCGACGAGTGCTACCAGGGCAACCCCCTGGTCAACGCCGGCTGCATCGGCGTGATGAAGCACGAGGACATCCACCTCGCCAAGGCCTCGGGCCCCGGCAACAAGGTGATCCTGTACGGCGCCCGCACGGGTGGCGACGGCATCGGCGGCGTCTCGGTCCTCGCGTCCGAGACCTTCGACGACACCAAGCCGACCAAGCGCCCCGCCGTCCAGGTCGGCGACCCCTTCCAGGAGAAGCTCCTCATCGAGTGCACCCTGGAGATCTTCAAGGAGAAGCTGGTCGCGGGCATCCAGGACCTCGGCGGCGCCGGGCTCTCCTGCGCCACGTCCGAGCTGGCCTCGGCCGGTTCCGGCGGCATGCGCGTCGAGCTCGACCGGGTCCACCTGCGCGACGCGACCCTCTCGCCCGAGGAAATCCTCATGAGCGAGTCGCAGGAGCGCATGTGCGCGATCGTCGAGCCCGAGCACGTCGACCGCTTCCTGGAGATCTGCGAGAAGTGGGACGTCATCGCGGTCGTCATCGGTGAGGTGACCGAGGGCGAGCGTCTGGAGATCTTCTGGCACGGCGAGCAGATCGTCGACGTGCCGCCGCGCTCCGTCGCCCACGAGGGCCCGACCTACCACCGGCCGTTCGCGCGCCCGGAGTGGCAGGACGCGCTCCAGGCCGACGACGCGGGCAAGCTGGCCCGGCCGCAGAACGGCGAGGAGCTGAAGGACCAGGTCCTGAAGCTGGTCTCCTCCCCGAACCAGGCGTCGAAGTCCTGGATCACGGACCAGTACGACCGGTTCGTGCAGGGCAACACGGTCCTGGCGCAGCCCGAGGACGCGGGCATGGTCCGCATCGACGAGGAGACCAACCTCGGCGTGGCCATGGCCACCGACGGCAACGGCCGGTACGCGAAGCTCGACCCGTACACGGGTGCGCAGCTCGCGCTGGCGGAGGCGTACCGCAATGTCGCCGCCTCCGGTGCCAGGCCGCTGGCGATCTCGGACTGCCTGAACTTCGGTTCGCCCGAGGACCCGGCCGTGATGTGGCAGTTCGCCGAGGCCACGCGTGGTCTCGCGGACGGCTGCCTGCAGCTCGGCACCCCGGTGACCGGCGGCAACGTCTCGCTGTACAACCAGACCGGTGAGGTCGCGATCCACCCGACGCCGGTCGTGGCCGTCCTCGGTGTGATCGACGACGTCAACCGCCGTACGCCGATCGCCTTCGCGGAAGAGGGCCAGCTCCTCTACCTGCTCGGCGACACGCGCGAGGAGTTCGGCGGCTCGGCCTGGTCCGAGGTCATCCACAAGCACCTCGGTGGCATGCCGCCGGCCGTGGACCTCGACCGGGAGAAGCTGCTCGGCGAGATCCTGATCTCGTCCTCCCGCGACGGCATGATCGACGCGGCGCACGACCTGTCCGACGGCGGTCTCGTGCAGGCGGTCGTCGAGTCCTGCCTGCGCGGCGGGAACGGCGCGCGCCTGGTCGTCCCGGAGGGCCTGGACGCGTTCACGTTCCTGTTCAGCGAGTCGGCCGGCCGTGCGGTCGTGGCCGTCCCGCGCAGCGAGGAGCTCCGCTTCACCGACATGTGCGGTGCGCGGGGTCTGCCGGCGGCGCGGATCGGTGTCGTCGACGGCGACGCCGTCGACGTCCAGGGCGAGTTCGCGCTCTCCCTGACGGAGCTGCGCGCGGCGCACGAGGCGACGATCCCGGCCCTGCTGGCCTGA
- the purQ gene encoding phosphoribosylformylglycinamidine synthase subunit PurQ translates to MTARIGVVTFPGTLDDQDALRAARLAGAEPVSLWHRDKDLKQVDAVVLAGGFSYGDYLRAGAISRFSPVMETIIEQAKAGMPVLGICNGFQILTEAHLLPGAMLRNNHLHFICRDQKLRVENAETAWTSDYTEGQEIEVPLKNMDGRYVADERVLDELEAEGRVAFRYLDVNPNGSLRDIAGITNAAGNVVGLMPHPEHAVEPLVGTGKTDGLGFFTSILKKLVNA, encoded by the coding sequence GTGACCGCACGCATCGGCGTCGTCACGTTCCCCGGAACGCTCGACGACCAGGACGCGCTGCGTGCCGCCCGCCTCGCGGGCGCCGAACCCGTATCGCTCTGGCACCGCGACAAGGACCTCAAGCAGGTCGACGCCGTGGTCCTGGCCGGCGGTTTCTCCTACGGCGACTACCTGCGGGCCGGAGCCATCTCCCGCTTCTCGCCGGTGATGGAGACGATCATCGAGCAGGCGAAGGCGGGCATGCCCGTCCTCGGTATCTGCAACGGCTTCCAGATCCTCACCGAGGCCCATCTGCTGCCGGGCGCGATGCTGCGCAACAACCACCTCCACTTCATCTGCCGCGACCAGAAGCTGCGGGTGGAGAACGCGGAGACCGCCTGGACCTCGGACTACACCGAGGGCCAGGAGATCGAGGTCCCGCTCAAGAACATGGACGGCCGGTACGTCGCCGACGAGCGCGTCCTCGACGAGCTGGAGGCCGAGGGGCGGGTCGCCTTCCGCTACCTCGACGTCAACCCCAACGGCTCGCTGCGTGACATCGCGGGCATCACCAACGCCGCGGGCAACGTGGTCGGCCTCATGCCGCACCCCGAGCACGCCGTCGAGCCGCTCGTCGGCACCGGCAAGACGGACGGCCTCGGTTTCTTCACCTCGATCCTCAAGAAGCTGGTCAACGCCTGA